The Rhodococcus sp. ABRD24 genome contains the following window.
CGGTCTGTCGAGGTCAAGGCGAAGGTGGTGGCCGCGGACCTGCGCGAGTCGAACCTACGCGAGATCCTCAACTACGGGCACACACTTGGTCACGCGATCGAGCGCCGCGAGCGTTATCGCTGGCGCCACGGCGCCGCTGTGGCCGTCGGCCTCGTGTTCGCGGCCGAGCTGGGCCGGTTGGCCGGCCGCCTCGACGATGCCACCGCGGATCGGCACCGCTCGATCCTGCAGCTGGTCGGTCTGCCCACCACGTACGACGGGGACGCGTTCGGACAGTTGCTCGAGGGCATGCAGACCGACAAGAAGAACCGCGCGGGCCTGCTGCGCTTCGTCGTCCTCGACGGTCTCGCGAAGCCTGGCCGGCTCGAAGGCCCGGATCCGTCGCTGCTGGTGGCCGCCTACTCGGCCATCGCGCGCGATGAGACGCCCAGCGGTGGGGCGGTGCTGCTGTGAGGGTCCAGGTGATCAACGGGCCGAACCTGGGACGGCTCGGCAAGCGTCAGCCCGAGGTCTACGGGTCCACCTCCCACGACGACGTCGTGACGCTGTGTGAGCGGGCCGCCGCCGACCTCGGGATCGAGGTCGTGGTCCGGCAGAGCGACAGCGAGGCGGAGCTGCTCGGCTGGATCCACGAGGCCGCCGACGCGCGGGAACCCGTCGTGCTCAACGCTGGTGGCCTGACGCACACGTCGGTGATCCTGCGGGACGCGTGTGCGGAACTCACCGCGGGCCTGGTGGAACTGCACATCTCGAATGTCCACGCGCGCGAGGAGTTCCGGCACCACTCGTACCTCAGTGCTGTCGCGACGGGCTGCATCGTCGGCCTCGGCGTGGCCGGGTACCCGCTCGCGTTGCGGTTTCTCGCCGAACGCGGCTGATACCCGGCACCGGAACTCAATTGCTCGCCGGTCACTCGGAGCGGTGCGTGCCCCCGCGCTGCCCGTCGGGATCCACCGGTGCGAACACCTCGGTCTCGGTGTTGTCCGCCTCCGGGTTCGCCTGATCGCGCCCGGCGCCGTGTTCATACGACCATTCGGCGCCCTCGTAGTTCTCCGCGGCATCCTCTTCCGCCTGCAGATCTGCGTTGTGCGCGTACGCCCCAGAATGGTCGTGGGCTTGTTCCGATTCGCGCCCCACGAGGAAGCGTCCGAGCGCCACCGCGATCATCGCCGGGATGAAGATCAGCAGGACGGTGAACGCCGCGCCCGAGGTGACCTCGAAGAGCAGGCTTCCGTCGGTGACCGTGATGTCGAGGATCAAGCCGACCAGCCACGCGACCGCCCCCGCGAGGACGCCGCCGAGCAGAGCAGCCTTCAGCCACATCATCGTCAGATCCGCACCGTCTTCGGGATCGCGATGTGCGCGCCGATCGCGAATGCCGTCGAAGCCGCCCCAGAGGAGCGCCGCGATGATCACGACGACCAGCGAGAACCATCGCATCAGGCCACCCTGCTGGGGCCACTGTGCGACAGCCGCTCCCAGAAGAGTTCGCACGACGACGTGCACCAATGCCAGACCGAGACCGCGTACGACCCACCCATTCATGTGACACAGGGTAACCACCGAGGTCCGCTGCTTGTGTCCTAACCCACACAAAGGGTTCGAAAGAGTCCTCGGACACGATTGGTCGCACGGGTCGTTCGACACGGTGCGTACCCACAGCGTGACCGTTTCGCGCGGTACGTTCGGGGAATGTCACAGGATCAGATGCCCACATCTACGGCCGCTCGGCGCGCGCGGCTGCGCGTCTGCATGCGAGAGAGCGGCCTCGACGCGCTCTTGGTCACCGATCTGCTCAACGTTCGGTATCTCACCGGATTCACCGGTTCGAACGCGGCGCTCGTCGTGCACGCAGATGACGACGGCGCGGAGGACCGCACCATCGTCTGCACCGACGGCCGGTACCTGATCCAGGTCGCCGAGCAGGTCCCGGATCTGCGGGCCGAGATCGCGCGTGCCAGCGCGGCGCGACTGGTGGAACTGGCGGCCGCGTGGGGCGCTGCGAAGCTCGGATTCGAGAGCCACGTCGTCACGTTCGACCAGCACGCCGCATGGGAGGTATCGGCCCCGACGATCGAGTTGGTTCGCGCGCCCGGTCTGGTCGAGCAGTTGCGGATGGTCAAGGACGAGGGTGAGATCGAGTTGCTCCGCCGGGCGTGCGCGGCCGCGGACGATGCCCTCGCTGCGCTGATCGCTGGCGGGGGATTGCGCCCCGGTCGCACCGAGCGCGAGGTCGGTCGCGAACTCGAGTCGTTGATGCTCGATCACGGTGCGGACGGCATTTCATTCGAGACGATCGTCGCGACCGGAGCCAACTCGGCGGTGCCGCACCACCGCCCGACGTCGGCGGTGCTGCAATCCGGAGATTTCGTCAAGCTCGACTTCGGCGCGCAGATCGGCGGATACCACTCCGACATGACCCGCACGTACGTCCTCGAGTCGGCGTCGCAGTGGCAGCGCGACATCTACGACCTCGTCGCCCGGGCTCAGGCCGCCGGTCGTGATGCGCTCGTGCCCGGTGCCGAGGTTGCAGCTGTGGATGCGGCTGCGCGCAGCGTGATCGAGGATGCCGGCCACGGGGACCTGTTCCTGCACGGGCTCGGGCATGGTGTGGGGCTCGAGATCCATGAAGCACCGGGAATCGGCAAGCTCGGGGCCGGTACACTTCTCTGCGGTGCGGCGGTGACCGTCGAGCCCGGTGTGTACTTCTCCGGGCGTGGAGGCGTCAGGATCGAGGACACACTCGTGGTTCGTGAGCAGGGGCCGGAGCTTCTCACTCTCACCAGCAAGGATTTCGCAATCGTCTGAAGGAGACGCGAAGTAAGTGGCAGACACTAGTGATTTCAAGAACGGGCTCGTGCTGAAGATCGAGGGCCAGCTGTGGCAGATCCTCGAGTTCCAGCACGTCAAGCCCGGCAAGGGTCCGGCCTTCGTACGTACGAAGATCAAGAACGTGCTCTCCGGCAAGACGATCGACAAGACCTGGAACGCCGGCGTGAAGGTCGAGACCGCCACGGTTGACCGTCGTGACATGACGTATCTGTACCACGACGGTAGCGACTACATCTTCATGGATG
Protein-coding sequences here:
- the aroQ gene encoding type II 3-dehydroquinate dehydratase, which translates into the protein MRVQVINGPNLGRLGKRQPEVYGSTSHDDVVTLCERAAADLGIEVVVRQSDSEAELLGWIHEAADAREPVVLNAGGLTHTSVILRDACAELTAGLVELHISNVHAREEFRHHSYLSAVATGCIVGLGVAGYPLALRFLAERG
- a CDS encoding B-4DMT family transporter produces the protein MNGWVVRGLGLALVHVVVRTLLGAAVAQWPQQGGLMRWFSLVVVIIAALLWGGFDGIRDRRAHRDPEDGADLTMMWLKAALLGGVLAGAVAWLVGLILDITVTDGSLLFEVTSGAAFTVLLIFIPAMIAVALGRFLVGRESEQAHDHSGAYAHNADLQAEEDAAENYEGAEWSYEHGAGRDQANPEADNTETEVFAPVDPDGQRGGTHRSE
- a CDS encoding Xaa-Pro peptidase family protein, encoding MPTSTAARRARLRVCMRESGLDALLVTDLLNVRYLTGFTGSNAALVVHADDDGAEDRTIVCTDGRYLIQVAEQVPDLRAEIARASAARLVELAAAWGAAKLGFESHVVTFDQHAAWEVSAPTIELVRAPGLVEQLRMVKDEGEIELLRRACAAADDALAALIAGGGLRPGRTEREVGRELESLMLDHGADGISFETIVATGANSAVPHHRPTSAVLQSGDFVKLDFGAQIGGYHSDMTRTYVLESASQWQRDIYDLVARAQAAGRDALVPGAEVAAVDAAARSVIEDAGHGDLFLHGLGHGVGLEIHEAPGIGKLGAGTLLCGAAVTVEPGVYFSGRGGVRIEDTLVVREQGPELLTLTSKDFAIV